The window ACTAAGATTGAGGCCGAAAAGGTGTCGTGGAGCAAGTTCTTGAGAGTGGTGGACGCGGAATTTGAGCCTCTGATTTCATATGATTGTTTCTTCATTGACGAGGAGAAGAAAGTCGCCATGAGTTTTGAAGATGCCTACCCCACAAAATTTAACATTGTTGGAGAGGCTGGATACTTTAAGAAGCTTGAACTCGAAGAACGTTTAGGCAGAGACATAAAGTGGATGCAACATGCGTGCTCTTATGTTCGAAGCCTAGCTGATATCAAGCAACCTGCTGCTGCTGGAGGTAAAAGGAAACAACAAAGCGAGTTGGAAAAGCAACGATATGATCAAAACATGGCGAGACTTGCTGCACTTAAAAAGCTTAGCAGGGCTTGGCAACAGGAGAATAAAGGAGATAACATACGTTTTcactttttatgttttgttattcTTATTAGAGACCATAAACTTATCTTactatttaacattttttcaatGTTTGTTTCACTTTAATTGTGATATTAAGTAGAATGAAGTAACACAaatcatgatttaattattttttggtcttataTGTTTGTTTCTAGAAGTCATTGGAATTTTTCAAAGCAAGTCAATAGTGTACTATACATATTGATTATACATATCACAAGCATTTGGGTGACTCACATTAGTTTGAACGATATGAGTAAACACCATCAAGATCTGCTACATTGGATCAAACATACATCACAAGCGTTTGGGTGGCACGCATTGGTCTGAATGATTTTGAGTAAACATCATcgagatatatattatattcaatGATATATCGAACTACGAGAACCCTTGAGCTTGCTTTGTCTTGGCCTTTCACGGCGTCTTTGAAATCAATATGCTAAAAATCTGTTTAGATGGCACATAGAATTTTTCTAATTTCTCTAACTTCGCTCTAtaatttactttaaaattttaaaaaatactcaattctattttatttttcactccATAGTGGAATACAAAGTGAATCAATTCcgaatgattttattttattttgttcattatTCCATTTTTACTCGAGAATGTTATAGAGTTGAAGCAAACCCAACTTCATTATAAAATTACTCCcttgtaaaagaaaaaactgaaaacaaatAGATCATAAACAAACAATTAATCCTCTATAAAGCTCTTAATTATACACacatttgaaattatattaacCTGCGGGTTTCCAGGTCGACCCAAAAAGGTTAGTTATTTTTGCCGCTAAAAGGTTTGAAACTCGACACGGTTCTTTGGCCTTAGTTTACTTACGACGAATCTTTTCCTTTGGAtgctttttctgttttttacATGATTAATAATAGCAGTTGAGACCTAAGCTCAACCTCCGGTTCGTACATTGTCGGACTGTTGTCTCAAAATCATGAACTTTCGAGTTCTCTTGCCGCCATCCTCCCCCAAGTTCGATTCTTTCTCCTTGCTACGTCGTTTGAGTTTCTCCACGGACTTGAGTCTTCGGATCATTAAACAAGTTCCCCCCAACCACGATCAGATATATAACAGTCTCCTCGAAATATGTTTGGACCAGTGCAAATTATTCAAAACCCGCaaggtgttcgacgaaatgcctcAGAGACTTTTACACGTCTCGAGAATCGGCAAAGCTGTACATTCCAGGAGCTTGACGCTCGGAATCGATCCAAAAGGGAGATTAAGCAACGCCGTCGTTGATTTATACGCCAAGTGTAAATCAATAGCTTATGCTGAGAAGGTTTTCGAGTCTCTTGAGAAGGATGTAACGGCTTGGAACTCGATGCTATCGATGTATTCGAGCATTGGGCTACCTGGAAAGGTCTTGAGGAGTTTTGTGTCGTTGTTTGAGGGTTTGGTTTTTCCGAATAAGTTCACTTTTTCGATTGTTTTATCGACATGTGCCAGGGAGAGTAATGTAACGTTTGGTAGGCAGATTCATTGCTGTATGGTGAAGACGGGTTTTGAAAGGAACTCGTATTGTGGAGGGGCTTTGGTTGATATGTATGCTAAGTGTGACTGCATAGGTGATGCTCGGCGAGTTTTCGATGGGGTAGTGGATCCCAATACAGTTTGCTGGACGTGTTTGTTTTCTGGCTATGTCAAAGCTGGTTTGCCAGAGGAAGCTGTTATAGTTTTTGAGAAGATGCGTGGTGAAGGACATCGTCCTGACCATCTAGCTTTCGTGACTGTTATAAATACTTACATTAGTTTAGGGAAGCTGAAGGATGCGCGTGTGTTGTTTGGAGAGATGGCGAGCCCTGATGTGGTGGCTTGGAATGTAATGATCTCAGGGCATGGGAAACGAGGGTGTGAGGAAGTAGCTGTTGAGTATTTTCTCAGGATGAGGAAGTCTGGTGTTAGATCCACTCGTTCGACGCTGGGGAGTGTTTTAAGTGCAATTGGGATTGTAGCGAATCTTGAGTTAGGTTTGGTGGTTCATGCGGAGGCTATTAAACAAGGGCTTGCGTGTAATATATATGTTGGGAGTTCTTTGGTTAGCATGTACTCGAAGTGTGAGAGAATGGAAGATGCTGCGAAAGTGTTTGAGGGTTTGGAGGAGAGAAACGACGTCTTGTGGAATGCTATGATAAGAGGTTATGCGCATAACGGAGAAGCTCATAAGGTTATGGAGCTGTTTATGGATATGAGAGGCTCTGGTCATAACGTTGATGATTTCACCTTTACAAGCCTGTTAAGTACTTGTGCTGCTTCGCATGATCTTGACATGGGGAGCCAGTTTCATTCGGTTATCATCAAGAAGAAATTAGCGGATAACTTATTCGTGGGAAATGCATTGGTAGATATGTATGCTAAATGCGGAGGTGTTGAAGATGCGAGGAAGGTTTTTGAGCGCATGTGGGAACGTGATAACGTATCGTGGAACACGATGATTGGTGGTTATGTCCAAGATGAGAACGAGAGTGAGGCTTTCAACTTGTTCAAGAGGATGAATTCTTGCGGTATGGTGTCTGATGGATCGTGTTTAGCTAGCACACTCAAGGCGTGTGCGAATGTCCGTGGTCTTTATCTAGGAAAACAAGCTCACTGCCTCTCTGTCAAGTTTGGCTTAGAGACAGATCTTCATGCTGGCAGCTCGCTGATTGACATGTATGCCAAGTGTGGGGTCATCGAAGACTCACGTAAAGTTTTCTCCTCTATGCCTGAGTGGAGCGTTGTGTCGATGAATGCGTTAATTGCAGGCTATGCTCAGAACAACTTGGAAGAAGCTGTGGTTCTCTTTCGAGAGATGGTGACCAGAGGTGTTAACCCATCTGAAATCACTTTTGCCACCATAGTTGAAGCTTGTGATAAACCAGAAACGTTGACCTTAGGAACACAGTTCCATGGTCAAATAATAAAGAGAGGGGTCTCATATGAAGGTGAGTATCTAGGGATCTCTCTTTTGGGCTTGTACATGAACTCATGTAGAATAGTGGAGGCGTGTGTTCTTTTCTCAGAGTTCCAAACCCCTAAGAGCATTGTTCTTTGGACGGGGATGATGTCAGGGCATAGTCAGAACGGTTTCTATGAGGAAGCTTTGAAGTTCTACAAAGAAATGCGTCGTGATGATGCTTTACCTGATCAGGCAACATTTGTCACTGTTCTTCGAGTGTGCTCTGTCCTTTCCTCTTTAAGAGAAGGTAGAGCGATCCATTCTCTCACCTTCCACTTGGCTCATGACCTCGACGAGTTAACCTCTAACACGCTAATAGACATGTATGCTAAATGTGGGGACATGAAAAGCTCATCACAAGTTTTCGATGAAATGAAGCGTAGAAGCAACGTTGTCTCATGGAACTCCATCATCAATGGATATGCTAAAAATGGTTACGCTGAAGATGCCCTTAGGATGTTTGATTCCATGAGACAATCTCGTATCACGCCAGATGAAATCACATTCCTAGGTGTTCTCACAGCTTGTAGCCACGCAGGGAAAGTGTCAGAAGGGCGGAAGATTTTTGAGATGATGATTAGTCAATATGGTGTTGAAGCGCGTGTAGATCATGTAGCTTGTATGGTTGATCTTCTTGGAAGATGGGGTTATCTTGAAGAAGCTGATAACTTCATAAAAGCACAAAACCTGAAACCAGATGCGAGACTATGGTCATCGCTCCTTGGTGCATGTAGTATCCATGGAGATGACATTAGAGGGGAAATGGCTGCTGAGAAGCTCATTGAACTTGAACCACAAAACTCGTCAGCTTATGTTCTTCTTTCGAACATATATGCCTCACAGGGACGTTGGGAGAAGGTCAACGCTTTGAGGAAAGACATGAAAGACAGAGGAGTCAGTAAGGTACCTGGATGTAGTTGGATTGATGTGGGAGagagaaaacacgtttttggtgCAGGAGACAAATCTCATTCTGATATTTGCAAAATAGAGACGTTTCTTGAAGATATATATGATCTGGTGAAAGATGATGCAGTCGTCAATCATGATATCATGGAACATGCTTCTCATGATTGTATCTAATAACAGGGGATATTGTACAAAGCTAAACATCAGCAGATCAATTCATTGAATCGGTTACTCAATTAGAAACTTTAACTTTATACAAAGGTGACCACGTTTTTCGCCTTTGGTGTGATGTGGACAAAGATTTCATCTAGCCAAGAAACTATCAGGTAACTCAGGTTAGTGTGCTGCCGAGGCTAAGGTAAGATTTTACTGGAAACATGACTAAATCTATCACTTTTTTTACCAGGCATGGCTGGAGATGATAGTCCGATAAAAGTGGTTTTAATGGAGATTTAGCTAAGTTGGCTGtgttacaaataaaaaaagctaAGTTGGCATCTTCTATATATTGAAGGTGGTCCGATAAAAGTCTCTTATTGAATCATCTGAGTCTTCCTTGAATTATCAACAGATGTTGATAGAAACTCCAGTTACAAGAAACGGTTAAGTGAAAGTTTGGAGTCTGAAGAGTGCAACTGTGCAAGGCCATGGAGGTGGCAGCATTGTGAAGGTGAAGCTTCCAGTGTTCACTTtgcatgatattttttttgcacGTGGTTGTTATTCCCTAGTTAGCTTACACATATTATAGCATATTTTATCTTGGCTGTCACATTGGGAAATGGACATATTCTGAACTAAGTTATTTACTTCCTTTTATAGACTAGAAGTATTTTCTTATTTACTTGATTAGGGGTTGTCGCATCTTGTGATTTGATTAGATACTCTTCTTGATCTGGTTTCTCACTTTGAGCAACAATGGCAGCAATGATGATAGTTGACTTTCAAAACTGTTTCATCTTCATCCTTCTATGCCTCTTCTCACTCCTCTGTTACACTCTCTTCTTCAGGAAACAAAAGAAGTCACGACTTGGCTTTGACGATCTGCCACCGAGCCCTCCTTCTCTACCAATCATTGGTCATCTTCACATCATCCTCTCTCTTCTAATCCACAAATCATTACAGAAACTCGCATCTAAGTATGGACCTCTTCTCCATCTCCGCATCTTCAACTTCCCTATAGTCCTCGTCTCCTCTGCTTCAGTGGCTGAAGAGATCTTCAAAACACAAGACGTGAACGTGTCCTCTCGCAGCCTCCCTACTAGCGAGGGGTCCCTCTACTTTGGATCTTCTGGCTTCATCTTCGCACCTTATGGAGATTACTGGAAGTTTATGAAGAAGCTCATCACCACCAAGCTCCTCGGACCACAGGCACTCGAGAGGTCACGAGGCATCCGTGGTGATGAGGTGAAGCTGTTTTACTCTAACCTCCTAGATAAGGCGATGAGGAAGGAGAGAGTTGATATCGGTGAAGAAGCAATGAAGCTAACTAACAACAGCATGTGCAAGATACTCATGGGGAGGGTTTGTGTAGAGGATGCGGAGATAGTCAGAGGCTTAGTGGCAAAGACAGATTCCCTGACGAAGAAGCTTTTCTTGGCGTCTGTCTTGCGCAGACCGCTTGAGAAGCTTGGGATCTCACTTTTTAAAAAGGAGCTGATGGGTGTTTCCAGTATGTTTGATGAGGTACTAGAGAGGTACCTTGTGGAACACGAAAAGAAACAGGAGGAACAAGGTGGGGATATGATGGATGTGTTGATAGAAGCATATAGAGACGAAAATGCTGAGTATAAGATCACTAGGAACCATATCAAGTCCTCGTTAGTGGTAAACGCATGTTTCTCTCTTGACTTATTTAAGAGTCTAACTGGTGACCATCTTAGGAACACAAGAAACAAACATGAATAAAATTGTATCAAATTTAGTAAAGAAAATTTTTGTTCTACTTTACTCAATAAAAGAAATGGAAAGAAAAAATTAttcctataaatatttttaaaaaaatgaaaatgtagTGTTCTTCTTGATTTCTTTGGTCACCGGTTAGATCTTTAATATCACCTTTGTTTGTCCTGACTCTTGACTAAGAAAAGTTCGCTACTACAACGAACAGGATCTTTTCATTGCAGGCAGTGAAACTACGTCCAACAGTATAGAATGGACCATGGCCGAGCTGATAAACAACCCCAAGAGTCATGAGAAACTGAGAGGAGAAATCGATTTGATTGTAGGGAAAACAAGGTTGATTTAAGAAACTGATCTACCAAACCTTCCTCATCTGCAAGCGGTCATGAAGGAAGGACTGAGATTGCACCCACCGGCGCCTCTTGTGGTAAGAACATTCCAAGAAGGGTGTGAGGTCAAAGGGTTCTACATACCGGAGAAGACAACACTTGTTGTCAATGGTTATGCTGTAATGAGAGATCCTGATGTCTGGGAAGATCCTGAGGAGTTTAAGCCAGAGAGGTTCTTGGCTACTTCACGTTCAGGACAAGAAGAGGACAAGACGAAAGGTCTAAGATACATTCCTTTCGGAAGTGGAAGGAGAGGTTGTCCTGGATCAAACCTGGCTTATCTCTTTCTAGGAGCAGCTGTTGGAGTAATGGTGCAGGCCTTTGATTGGAGAATCAAGGAAGAGAAAGTTAACATGGATGAAGTTGCTGGAGCAGCTTCGTTGAGCATGGCTCATCCAATTCACGCTACTCCTGTTGCTCGAACCCGAAACCTTCTAACTTAACTTGTAGACTTGCTTTCTCTTGGATTTTCTAAATCTCATGATTGAACAAAGgctatctatcttattaaaactcaagtacaaaattggagtgtttggagacttgaataggacttttaaaaatttggagtgtttgaaaacatggattgcagtcttttaaaaaaaaatatttttgtttgaaaacaagaatagtagtattaagaaaaaaagtaatgggtttatgtttttttttttaaattgaaagttatctaggccacttttaaaatataccaaaatgggtcaatctaattccctaaaatttttttttctaaactaaccataaaacaaaatttaaactttatatacatatttcaaatcaaaataataattcaaatttgatttatatcaaaaattgattcaaaaatatacatatattcaaaaatggatttttactaaactatttttcaataaccattataaaaaaatattgtcaatatatataagaaaaatataatacaaagcccaatttgaaataccaactcaaattatggttttcatatttcatattaagttttaaaaatataatatatgtaattatttatatgatggtatgtataaaatattattaattatatgattacttatatgatggtacatataaaatacgattaattatatgatgataaaatacgatatataataatgactagggatgggcttttggatacccatacgggtttagttctgatcggtttgtattttgggttttcggggtcaaagatttcagccttattagaatgtttctaaattttggtttgagttcgatttggatctttgcgggtttggtttgggtttggataactaatttaaattatttttaaagtcttaaatcattatatattttaaatttctcaaaatgtataaataaaataatatattacgtataaatttgaataacatatgtcataatacttaagcttaacatatcaattggcttgatttaaaattttggatacgaaatcaataattattttaagtatttttggtgatttgagtatactttaactatttcagatatttacttttgactatctatatatattttcaagtatttaaaccaatttaaaagtatcatttttgatgttttatatacgttaaatctaaaaataattaatatataagtatataaatctatttttagataaattatccaaatacttcggttcggatcagattcggttctctaaataacaaaattttgaataattagaatatttaatcaatttatgtttgggtttagtactatatctttggatcggtatcggttatgttcctcggattcatttttccaaatcctaataattacatgaaaaacaaatatcaacatatttttcaaaatatacacccgcgcgcctgcgcgggtcaaaatctagtctatatcttattaaaactcaagtacaaaattggagtgtttggagacttgaataggacttttaaaaatttggagtgtttggaaacatggattgcagtcttttaaaaaaaaatatttttgtttgaaaacaaggatagtagtattaagaaaaaaaagtaatggacttatgtttttttaaaaaattgaaagttatctaggccacttttaaaatataccaaaatgggtcaatctaattccctaaaaaaaatttttctaaactaaccataaaacaaaatttaaactttatatacatatttcaaatcaaaataataattcaaatttgatttatatcaaaaattgattcaaaaatatacatatattcaaaaatggatttttactaaactatttttcaataaccattataaaaaaatattgtcaatatatataagaaaaatataatacaaagcccaatttgaaataccaactcaaattatggttttcatatttcatattaagttttaaaaatataatatatgtaattatttatatgatggtatgtataaaatactattaattatatgattacttatatgatggtacatataaaatacgattaattatatgatgataaaatacgatatataataatgactagggatgggcttttggatacccatacgggtttagttctgatcggtttgtattttgagttttcggggtcaaagatttcagccttattagaatgtttctaaattttggtttgagttcgatttggatctttgcgggtttggtttaggtttggataactaatttaaattatttttaaagtcttaaatcattatatattttaaatttctcaaaatgtataaataaaataatatattacgtataaatttgaataacatatgtcataatacttaagcttaacatatcaattggcttgatttaaaattttggatacgaaatcaataattattttaagtatttttggtgatttgagtatactttaactatttcagatatttacttttgactatctatatatattttcaagtatttaaaccaatttaaaagtatcatttttgatgttttatatacgttaaatctaaaaataattaatatatataagtatataaatctatttttagataaattcggatacccaaatacttcggttcggatcagattcggttctctaaataacaaaattttaaataattagaatatttaatcaatttatgtttgggtttggtactatatctttggatcggtatcggttatgttcctcggattcatttttccaaatcctaataattacatgaaaaacaaatatcaacatatttttcaaaatatacacccgcgcgcctgcgcgggtcaaaatctagttggtTTTGTTATTTACCATCAAATAATAAATCTGTAAGCGGGttattattggtttaaaatcggtttagttttaaattttaattgttaAAGTGTAACTGTTATATAGTAAACCAatattcatatatgtatatatgtaatttgatttataattttattttagggagagatatatatattttaaacttgaatttatgaataaaatatttaaacattttaaatgaTGGATAATCGATATTAGACATTAATATAGTGTAGTTTTGAAGGGAAAATAATTTGTCAATTTCTATTTATGTTCTTGTGTAATTTAGTTAAACTTTTGTTTCATggagactagggattaacccgggctacgcccgggatttttttttctaatttaagttgttaaattatttatatttaggttatgatatatatttatataaatgttaagatgcatgtcataattaaaatttatttttatattttaacacgttaaattaacatattttttactatttaaatatctttttttgtaattttgttggctatctagttaacatatttagcaaaactatatgttgagtgttggaataaatgtttagatatttaattaaactgcagagtattttcggatcgaccacatgctcaacaatcggtcgatccgtaaaaagatggtcgatctccttggccaggtaagtacaattttagcaaaaatatctttgattttcacatattaagtatataactattcttttgaatattgtttttcaaattgtattttttgattaaattattgtattataatgtttatgtaaatattttttgatgtttgaatttgtgttgttcgtatacttaacctagataatattgatgtttaacaatttattgttttcttgatatagaaaataatgatatatcaaaacatatctaatacttgttaaatgatagtataatgtaaattacttccattatttaaaaataaccatttgttttttttattttttattttacatcagaaattatttttatttaaaaacttcattcatatataatataattgtttaagtttggaagattaatctatatatataaattatgtatatt of the Brassica rapa cultivar Chiifu-401-42 chromosome A03, CAAS_Brap_v3.01, whole genome shotgun sequence genome contains:
- the LOC103859314 gene encoding pentatricopeptide repeat-containing protein At3g09040, mitochondrial, with protein sequence MNFRVLLPPSSPKFDSFSLLRRLSFSTDLSLRIIKQVPPNHDQIYNSLLEICLDQCKLFKTRKVFDEMPQRLLHVSRIGKAVHSRSLTLGIDPKGRLSNAVVDLYAKCKSIAYAEKVFESLEKDVTAWNSMLSMYSSIGLPGKVLRSFVSLFEGLVFPNKFTFSIVLSTCARESNVTFGRQIHCCMVKTGFERNSYCGGALVDMYAKCDCIGDARRVFDGVVDPNTVCWTCLFSGYVKAGLPEEAVIVFEKMRGEGHRPDHLAFVTVINTYISLGKLKDARVLFGEMASPDVVAWNVMISGHGKRGCEEVAVEYFLRMRKSGVRSTRSTLGSVLSAIGIVANLELGLVVHAEAIKQGLACNIYVGSSLVSMYSKCERMEDAAKVFEGLEERNDVLWNAMIRGYAHNGEAHKVMELFMDMRGSGHNVDDFTFTSLLSTCAASHDLDMGSQFHSVIIKKKLADNLFVGNALVDMYAKCGGVEDARKVFERMWERDNVSWNTMIGGYVQDENESEAFNLFKRMNSCGMVSDGSCLASTLKACANVRGLYLGKQAHCLSVKFGLETDLHAGSSLIDMYAKCGVIEDSRKVFSSMPEWSVVSMNALIAGYAQNNLEEAVVLFREMVTRGVNPSEITFATIVEACDKPETLTLGTQFHGQIIKRGVSYEGEYLGISLLGLYMNSCRIVEACVLFSEFQTPKSIVLWTGMMSGHSQNGFYEEALKFYKEMRRDDALPDQATFVTVLRVCSVLSSLREGRAIHSLTFHLAHDLDELTSNTLIDMYAKCGDMKSSSQVFDEMKRRSNVVSWNSIINGYAKNGYAEDALRMFDSMRQSRITPDEITFLGVLTACSHAGKVSEGRKIFEMMISQYGVEARVDHVACMVDLLGRWGYLEEADNFIKAQNLKPDARLWSSLLGACSIHGDDIRGEMAAEKLIELEPQNSSAYVLLSNIYASQGRWEKVNALRKDMKDRGVSKVPGCSWIDVGERKHVFGAGDKSHSDICKIETFLEDIYDLVKDDAVVNHDIMEHASHDCI
- the LOC103859313 gene encoding LOW QUALITY PROTEIN: cytochrome P450 705A5-like (The sequence of the model RefSeq protein was modified relative to this genomic sequence to represent the inferred CDS: substituted 1 base at 1 genomic stop codon) — translated: MAAMMIVDFQNCFIFILLCLFSLLCYTLFFRKQKKSRLGFDDLPPSPPSLPIIGHLHIILSLLIHKSLQKLASKYGPLLHLRIFNFPIVLVSSASVAEEIFKTQDVNVSSRSLPTSEGSLYFGSSGFIFAPYGDYWKFMKKLITTKLLGPQALERSRGIRGDEVKLFYSNLLDKAMRKERVDIGEEAMKLTNNSMCKILMGRVCVEDAEIVRGLVAKTDSLTKKLFLASVLRRPLEKLGISLFKKELMGVSSMFDEVLERYLVEHEKKQEEQGGDMMDVLIEAYRDENAEYKITRNHIKSSLVDLFIAGSETTSNSIEWTMAELINNPKSHEKLRGEIDLIVGKTRLIXETDLPNLPHLQAVMKEGLRLHPPAPLVVRTFQEGCEVKGFYIPEKTTLVVNGYAVMRDPDVWEDPEEFKPERFLATSRSGQEEDKTKGLRYIPFGSGRRGCPGSNLAYLFLGAAVGVMVQAFDWRIKEEKVNMDEVAGAASLSMAHPIHATPVARTRNLLT